A window from Vulcanimicrobium alpinum encodes these proteins:
- a CDS encoding IS5 family transposase, with translation MRTHDEQRASVWTTLQPEDTVPGDHPLRPMRVMVNEILRELSPEFSKLYSRRGRPSIAPEKLLRALLLQMFYSIRSEPMLLEQLRYNLLFRWFVGLSMDDKIWDPSTFSKNRDRFLNGEISERFFAAVVERARADELLSNEHFTVDGTLIEAWASHKSFRPKSDDEPPTSSGGRNEGVNFRGRPRSNETHVSSTDPDARLYRKSSGAPAILGYLGHALMENRNGLIVGVKTTRATGIAEREAALELIRGVSGSNRITLGADKAYDTKDFVEALRALNVTPHVAQNTTRRRSAIDRRTVRHPGYTVSQRRRKLIEESFGWGKTIGRLRKVHFRGLDLVGDIVRWTAAAYNLIRIRNLRAAT, from the coding sequence ATGCGGACTCATGATGAGCAGCGTGCATCCGTTTGGACGACGTTGCAGCCGGAAGACACCGTGCCCGGCGATCATCCGTTGCGCCCGATGCGCGTGATGGTCAACGAAATTCTGCGCGAACTCTCGCCGGAGTTTTCCAAGCTCTACTCCCGACGGGGCCGGCCATCGATCGCGCCGGAGAAGCTGCTGCGAGCCTTGCTGTTGCAAATGTTCTACTCGATCCGCAGCGAGCCGATGCTGCTGGAGCAGTTGCGTTACAATTTGCTCTTTCGTTGGTTCGTGGGCTTGAGCATGGACGACAAGATCTGGGACCCCTCGACGTTCAGCAAGAACCGCGATCGGTTCTTGAATGGCGAAATCTCCGAGCGGTTCTTCGCCGCTGTGGTCGAGCGGGCGCGTGCCGACGAACTGCTCTCGAACGAGCATTTCACCGTCGATGGGACGCTAATCGAGGCGTGGGCCAGCCACAAGAGCTTTCGGCCCAAGTCGGACGACGAACCGCCGACCTCGAGCGGCGGTCGCAACGAGGGCGTGAACTTTCGTGGCCGGCCGCGCAGCAACGAGACGCACGTCTCGAGTACCGATCCGGACGCGCGGTTGTACCGCAAGAGCAGCGGCGCGCCGGCGATTCTCGGCTATCTCGGACATGCTCTGATGGAGAATCGCAACGGCTTGATAGTCGGCGTGAAGACCACTCGCGCGACCGGGATCGCCGAACGCGAAGCAGCGCTGGAATTGATTCGCGGGGTCAGCGGAAGCAACCGAATCACGCTCGGTGCCGACAAGGCGTACGATACCAAAGACTTTGTCGAGGCGTTGCGAGCGCTCAACGTGACGCCGCACGTTGCTCAAAATACGACCCGTCGCCGCAGCGCGATCGACCGCCGAACCGTCCGCCATCCGGGCTACACGGTGAGTCAACGCAGGCGCAAGTTGATCGAGGAGAGCTTCGGGTGGGGCAAGACGATCGGCCGATTGCGCAAGGTGCATTTCCGCGGGCTTGATCTGGTCGGCGACATTGTGCGCTGGACGGCCGCGGCGTACAACTTGATCAGGATACGCAATCTGAGGGCCGCGACATGA
- a CDS encoding STAS domain-containing protein: MNALPHLLAFDGFLDISRYPDFRTAFVDVPADRPVLVDLTASTGVDSTFLSELLMLRRRHAAGLAVLIPVQGTVREMFLLAGLGRRLDVFTDRAEAEASLRG, from the coding sequence TTGAACGCCCTGCCGCATCTTCTCGCATTCGACGGCTTTCTCGATATCAGCCGTTACCCGGACTTCCGGACGGCGTTCGTGGACGTCCCCGCGGACCGTCCCGTCCTGGTCGATTTGACGGCCTCAACCGGGGTTGATTCGACGTTTCTCTCGGAACTGCTCATGCTGCGCCGGCGGCACGCCGCGGGGCTGGCCGTGCTGATCCCGGTGCAGGGCACCGTACGGGAGATGTTCCTCCTTGCGGGGCTCGGACGACGCCTCGACGTGTTTACCGATCGCGCCGAAGCCGAGGCGTCGCTGCGCGGTTAG